The window CCCCAGAGGGTCGCGACGGTGTCACCGACACCGTAGAGGAGGACCGCCGCGACCCAGAGCTGGGTGTCGCGGTCGCCGAGCCGCCTGACGGCGCCGTCCGTGTTCATGCGAGACTCGTGCGCCGGAGCGGTGGTAACGGCTTCGCCCGCCTCACAGGACGAGCACACTAGCAGCCAGTGCTGCGATGCCTATCGAGAGTGCGAATATCACCAGGAAATCGACCGTCGGGGAGACGTATCCCTCGGGGCGGCGCTCTCCCGGTCTCCCGGCCTGCTGGAAGGATTCCTCCGTCGCCATGACGGGGATATCGACCTTCACCCTGAAGACGCCTCGCCGCGTTTCGAGTTTCGATTCGGGCAACGCCCCCTCGCCGACCGTTTCGAGCGCTGAGTCCGTGTCACGACTTATGCCCGGTACTAGTGACGTTCCGGTAACATGCTGGGACTCGTCGAACGCATCCGCGCACGAATCGGTGGCCGTGAACGGTACCCGCTCCGCAGTGACGGTGGCCAGGAGATGGACGGAGGAGAAAGCGCGGCAGTCCTCGACCCGAGTGCGCCGGACGGTGCCGATACCGAGGAGCCGACCGCGGACTCGAGCCCCACGACCACGTCGGACCAGCCGGGCGCGGCCGATGCGGTGAACGGCGCGGCGGGAGCGACCAACGGGCCGACGACCGAAGCGGGGCCGATGGCCGCCGCCGGACACGCCCAGTTGCTCGACGCGGTCGGCGTGCCCGCGTTCGTCCTCGACGCCGACGGGACGGTGGCGGGCTGGAACGACGCCATCGTGGAGTTGACGGGCGCGACACGCGAGGAGGCCATCGGCCACGCCCACGTCTCCGAACTGTTCTATCCGGACGGCCGGCGGGCGAAGACGCTCGCCGACAAGGTGACCGAGGCCCCCCAGCGCGCCGCCAGCGAGTTCGGCGTCGGGGTCAAGGACCCGTCGGTCCCCCGCTACGGCGACACCAGCACGATGGTCGACCAGTACGGGGACGAGAAGCACATCGACTTCCACGCGACGCCGCTGTACGACGGCGATGAGTTCGTCGGCGTGCTGGAGGTGGTCATCGACCGGACCGAGGAGGTCCGCGAGCGCGAGGCCGTCGAGGCGCTCGTCGGCGAGGTCCGGGACACCGCCCACACCATCGGCGAGGGCGACCTCGACGCTCGTGTCTCGCGCGAGGACGAGTTCGCGGCCCTCGACGACGATCTGCTCGCGGTCGTCACCGCGGTCAACGAGATGGCCGACAACCTCGCCGACCTCGTGGCGGAGGTGACCGAACAGACCCACGAACTCGAGACGGGCGCGGAGGCCGCCACGTCCGCCGCCGAGGCCATCTCCACGACGGTCACCGAGCAGAACGAGAGCCTGGAGGAGAGCGTCCACGAGATCCGGAACTTCTCGGCCGGGATGGAGGAGGTCGCGGCCACGGCCGACCGCGTCAACGACGCCACGACGACCGCCCGGGAGGCCGCGACCGACGGCCTCGAAGCCAGCGAGGAGGCTCGCGAGGCGACGACGGAGGTCGTCGAGATCGGTGACGAGCTGGCCGAGAGCGTGGCCGCCCTCGACGAGAAGATGGACGACATCGAGGCCGTCACGGAGATCATCGCGGACGTGGCCGAGCAGACGAACCTGCTCGCGCTCAACGCGAACATCGAGGCCGCACGCGCGGGCGAGGAAGGTGCCGGCTTCGCCGTCGTCGCGGAGGAGGTCAAGAACCTCGCCGACCAGACCCAGGCCCACACCGAGGAGATCGGCGAGAGCCTGGCCGAACTCCAGTCCCGGACGGACGCGACCGCCGCGGCCACGGAGCGCTCGCACGACCGCATCGAGGAGGCAGAAGACAGCCTGAGCGAGGTGTTCGACTCGCTGGAGGCCATCGCCGAGGAGGTCGACGAGGCGGCCGACGGCGTCGCCGAGGTCGCACGCACGACCGACGACCAGGCCGCCCGCATCGAGGAGGTGACGTCCACCCTGGAGGCGACCCTCGAGCAGTCCGAACACGCCGGCGACCGCGCCGCCGACATCGTCAGCGTCACCGAGGAGCAGTCACAGCGCGTCGACGCGCTCGCGAACTACGTCGCAGACCTCTCGGTCGACGGAACCACCCAGTAGCACGAGGACCACTTCTCCGCGACGACGCGACAGGAAACCGTCGGTTCGGTTCTGCAACCTCTTCGATAGCCTCGAGTTGCTCCCGGAGACACCTGCCCTATTCGTCACTCCGCACCGATGATTCGGTCCCCGATATTCTCGTCCCCACGCGTGGCGCGAGCCCGTACACGATGAAATCGAGACACTGGCCAGCAGCGACCGCCCCCCAGCAGGCCCTCGTGCCGACCGGGACCACCGATAGCCGGAGTGGTGCGGCTGCGAGCTGTACAACCCATCGTCTCTTCCGAGAGAGTACTTAAATCATCGTTCTACTCCGGCTTCTCATTTTTAATAGTTTCCCCCCATTCCGTTTCGAACCTCGATACTGGCTTTAGTGGAGTAGGGTGGTTCGGTGGTGGTAACGCCCGGGGCCGTCCCCCAGCGCCGACACGCGTCGGCCCGGGACTGGCTGGGCGTCGAGTCAAAGTACAATGTTCGAAAACATCGAACGCGACGAAGAGCGCGGGCAGGTGGGGATCGGTACCCTCATCGTGTTCATCGCGCTCGTCCTCGTCGCCGCAATCGCCGCCGGTGTGCTGATCAACACCGCCGGCTTCCTGCAGAATCAGGCAGAATCGACCGGCCAAGAGAGTACACAGCAGGTATCGAATAATGTCAACATCCTCAGTACGACGGGCTCAATGAGCAATGCTGGCGGGCCAGTGAACGAGATTACGGTCGTCGTCGGTGTTGGGCCCGGGTCCGATCCGATTGACCTTGCTGATGCGAGGTTCGAGCTGCTGTACGACAGTGCGTACAGCGCGAAGGGTTCGACCTCCAGTTCGCTGTCCGGCTCGGACGGAACCCTCCTGCTACAGGACACGTCGGGAACCGCTGTCAGTGACTCAACCCTCTCTCCCGGTGAGCGGGTGCAAGTAGTTATCGATACCACGGGTACGGGTGGTGACGCTGCCTTCTCGGGAGTTACGCTCCCAGAGGGCTCAGAGGCAGATCTGACCATTACGACCGCGGACGGTTCACAGACGCGCGAAGTCCTCAATGTCCCCGACCCGATTGATGGCTCCGACGACGTGAGGCTGTAGAACAATGTTCGAAAACATCCACAACGACGAGGAGCGCGGGCAGGTGGGAATCGGTACCCTCATCGTGTTCATCGCGCTCGTTCTGGTCGCAGCCATCGCTGCCGGTGTGCTGATCAACACCGCCGGCTTCCTGCAGAACCAGGCAGAATCGACCGGCCAAGAGAGTACAAATCAGGTCACGAACGGGGTGAACGTCATCGGTTCAACCGGCATCTACGACGGTTCATCCGGGACGGTCGACAACGTCACGATTACCGTGTCCCTGTCGCCGGGTGCAGACCCCGTCGACCTGACAGACGCACAGGTAGAGTTCCTGGGTTCGAGTGCGAGTATCAAGGAACTCGAAGCTGCGGACATCACTGCCGTCAAGGGATCGGGGACGACGCTCTCCGACTCCAGTGATCGGATGGAAATCTTCCTCGATCTCACCGGCAGTACCGACCTCCCCGCAGAGCAGATGAGTCCGGGTGATGAGGCCGAGGTGGTCATCACGACCGAGGATGGCTCCCAGACGACGGAGGTCCTCAATGTTCCCGACCCGGTCGGAGACAAGACTGCGGTGATGCTGTAGAACAATGTTCGAAAACATCCACAACGACGAGGAGCGCGGGCAGGTGGGAATCGGTACCCTCATCGTGTTCATCGCGCTCGTCCTCGTCGCCGCAATCGCCGCCGGTGTGCTGATCAACACCGCCGGCTTCCTGCAGAATCAGGCAGAATCGACCGGCCAAGAGAGTACAAACCAGGTTACCCAGTCGTTGAACGTCCAGAGTAGCCTGGGTACTATCAACGACTCGTCGGCTACCGGTATCAGTACCATCGAGCTGACGGTGTCCAAGTCACCCGGCGCTGGACCGATTAACGTCAACGAGTCCACGATTCAGTATGTGAGTCCCAACGGCGCCAACACGCTGGTCGCGACGACCTCGTCGAATCTAGTTGCCCCGGACGGGACTAGCGACGCGACGGAGATAAACTACGGTGAAGCGTACTTCGTCGCGGGACAGGACGTGCTCGAGAACTCCGAGACGACTACCATCACTATCCACCTGCGACCTGAGGAGAACAGCGCGAACTTCCCCGATGGATACGATACCGGAATGAACACGCTACTCCCCGGTGATGACGCAACCATCGAGATTACTACGCCATCTGGTGGCACGACGACCGAGGTCGTGGATGTCCCGCAGCCGCTGACGGGATCCGCCAGCGACCAGGTCCGGCTGTAACCTCCCCTCTCCCGCATCGCTCTCCGAACGAACTCTCTCAAAGCTCCCGCGAACAAACACAATGGGCTTCAGTGTCTCCGGCGCGACGGCGATCGTCTTCCTAGGCGCCGTCATCGCCTTCGGCAGCGCCTACCCGGCTGTCGTCGATAGTACGGAGGCCATCTCGCAGGCCCAGGGCCAGCAGTCCGACCGGATGCTCGAACAGCAGAACAGCGAGCTCACGGTCGAGACGGCCACCTACTACGCGGGCAACGACACGTTGACGGCCAACGTGTCCAACAGCGGCACGACCGCCCTGGCGGTAGGTGAGGTTGACGTGCTCGTCAACGGCACCTACCGCGACGGGGCGACAGTCGACGTCGTTGGGAACAGCGGCTCCGAGGTGTGGCTCCCCGGCGAGGTCCTCCGGGTAGAGGTGTCCGCGACGCCGAACACGGCCGGGGACGAACTCCGGCTCAAGCTCGTGACGGGGCCGGGCGTCGCCGACGCGACGGAGGTGCCCACCTAGATGGCCAGCGCCTCCGTCTCCTCGCTCATCATCTTCATCGCCAGCCTGGTGGTCGCGGCCTCCGTCGCGGGCACGCTCGTCACGCAGGTCGGGGATATCACCCACTCCGTGACCGACAGCAGCGAAGATGTCGAGAAGAACATCAACACGGACATCGCCATCATCAGCGACGCCGGGCGGCCGGATTCGATCTACGACGGGAGCGCACCCATCACGGTGCTCGTGAAGAACACCGGCTCGGGGACGCTCGCGACCGACCCCGGGCAGTTGGACGTGCTGGTCAACGGCAGTTACGTCGCCGAGGGCGACCTCACAGTGACGAAAGCCGGCGGAGGCGGTGGCTCCTGGGGGCCCGGCGAGGTGGTGAAGGTGGCAATCGACTACGGCGGCCTCGAAACCGGCGACCACCGGGTGACAGTTATTGTCAATGGGAACGAAGAGGTCCTGCGGTTCAGACACTGATTCCAGATGACCGACGATACCTCGCCGTCCGACCGAGACAGCCCCGACGAAGAGCCTGCCGACGGGGACGAGCCCCTGTTCCCGGCCGAAGAGTCGTCGGAGAGCCCAGCCGAGGACGGGCCGCCGGAGGGGCGCCCCGAGAAGGGACGGGTCCTCTCGCCCAACGACCTCGACATCACCGACGACGAGGCCGTCGAGGAGATAGACGACGGGCGATTCGTCGTCTCCGCGGGCGGCGGCCCGCCGAACGTACCGGACGACCCGCCCGACCCCGCCGACGGCGGGAGCGGTGCGGACGAGGTCGGTGGGGCCGGCATCGCCGGGAGCAGCCAGCAGGGTGGTCACGGCGCCCCGGGCGCCGGCGGGCCGGCGAGCCCCGAGGCCGCCCGGAACCTGCTGGGCGAGGAACTCGGGCGGACCCGGGCACGCTACGGTATCGACGTGGTCGGGCGGTTCGACGGGGAGTCCGCCCGGCATCGGACCGTCTCCAACGACGTGGTGGCGACGTTCGAGAACCTGGTGCTCTGGTACGCGCGCCACGTCTCCGACGACACGCCGGCCGAGGAGGTCATCGAGATCCTCCTCCGTGAGGCGAGCGTGGTTCCGGACCCGGGGACGCCGAACCTGAAGGAGCTCCTGGACAAGCACGACCTGACCCCGCACGACTCCATCGCGGAGCTGGTCGCGGCCATCACGGCCGAATCCGGCGACTGACTCGGCCGTTCGGCGGGCCGTCGCTCCCACGACGTTCGCAGCCACGGCACGAGCAGCGACGAGCGGGTCGTCGGCCCGCCCAGCGGAGGGCGACCACCGATAGCCACTAAAAGTCTGTTCCGCGTTTCGGTCGCCGAGGGCTGCCGGACGTTGACGTAGGTATCCCCGTTGGAGTGGAGTATGGAGCTGGACGTACTGATCGTCGACGACTCGGACTTCATGCGGGACCTCCTCCGGGAGATCCTCGAGGAGGACCACGACGTCGTCGGCGAGGCGGAGAACGGCGTCGAGGCGGTGGAACTGTACCAGGAATCGAAGCCGGACCTCGTGATGATGGACATCACGATGCCCATCCGGAACGGCATCGAGGCGACCGACGAGATCACGTCGGGCGACCCCGCCGCGAACGTCATCATGTGCACGAGCGTCGGGCAGGAGGAGAAGATGAAGAGCGCCATCAAGGCGGGAGCCAGCGGCTACATCAAGAAACCGTTCCAGAAGCCCAGCGTGCTCCAGGAGATACAGAAGGTCACGGGCTGATGCAGATCGACATCGACGCCCTGGAGACGTACAACGACCTCGCCCGTGACGGCGCGGAGTCGGCGGCCGCGTCGCTCTCGCAGCTGACGGGCATCCAGACCCGGGTCGACGTGACCAACGTCTCGCTGGCGTCCGCGGCGGACCTGCGCTACGAGTTCGTCGGCCGGGAGTTCGCCGGCGTCCGTATCGCGCTGGGCGGCGCGTTCTCGGGCGAGACGGTGCTGGCGTTCGACGACCGGGCCCGGGAGGCCATCACCGACGTGCTGGCGCCCGACGGGACGATGGAGCGCAGCGCCGTCGAGGAGGTGGGCAACATCATGATGAGCGGCTTCATCGACGGCTGGGCCGACCACCTCGACACGGGTATCGACATGAGCCCGCCGACGTACGTCGAGGGGTCCGGCGAGGAGATGCTCCCGACGAACGTCGCCAGCGGTGAGCAGCTGATGATGTTCCGGAGCCGGGTGCAGGCGGTCGATGAGGCCGTGGACTTCCGCATCTGCCTGATGCCCGAGCGGGCGACGATGGCCGAGGCGATGGAACCACCGTCGGACAGCGGCATCGACTTCGAGAAGCTGGAGGTGTTCAACGAGATGACCGCTGCCGGGAGCGCCAACGCGGCCGGCAACATCAGCACGATGACCGGCATCGACGCCGACCTCGAGGTCAACCGGATGAGCTTCGTCCCCATCGAGGACGTCCCGGCACAGGTCGGCGACGAACGTTACGTCGGAACGGTCCTCCAGTACGAGGGCTCCATCGGCGGCTACCTGGTCATCCTGTTCGACCAGCCCTCCGCCCGGGCCGTAGTGGACGCGATGATGCCCGGCGGGAGCGAGGACGGCTGGGGCGAGATGGAGCAGAGCGCGCTGGAGGAGCTCTGCAACATCATGACCAGCGGCTTCATCGACGGCTGGGCGAACGTGCTCGAATCAGAGATACAGCACTCCCCGCCGCAGTTCGTCGCTGACATGGGGTCGTCCATCCTGAGCCCCGTCGTCGGCCGGATGGCCGAGAGCCAGGAGCACGCGTTCCTGCTGGACTCGACCATCGAGACCGCCGACGACCGGGCGTTCCGGTGTGAACTGTTCGCCCTGCCGAACGAGCGGGAACTGACCGCCGCGCTGGACGCACTGCTGGTCGAGCGGGCGGACCAGCTGGAGGCCGACCCGAGCGAGGTGTTCTGATGGCGGTGCCGGTGAGTGACGACGCTCCCGGCGACGCCGACGTCTCGGTCTCGGTCGCCGATAGCGGGGTCTCCGCCGGCGGCTGCCTCCGAACCAGTGGCCTCGGCTCCTGTCTCGGCGTGGCGCTCTACGACCCGGAGGCCGGTATCGGCGCGTTGCTCCACCCCATGCTCCCGTTCCGGGAGGACGAGACGCGGCGCCGGGAGCGGTACGTCGACTCGGGCATCGCGGAGGTACTCGGCCAGCTCGAGGCCACCGGCGCGGACCGGGACCGTATCGTCGCCCGCGTCGTCGGCGGCGCCGCGGTCGTCGAGTTCGGCTGGAACGAGGACGACGGCGGGTCCATCGGCCAGCGCAACGTCGCGGCCGCAGAGGAGGTCCTCGACGAGGCCGGCATCGACATCGTCGGCCGGGAGGTCGGTGGCGAACACGGGCGGTCGATGCGGTTCGATACGGTCAGCGGTGAGGTGACCGTCGAACGCACCGACGGCGAACGGACCGTCCTGTAGTTCGGCCTGGTGAAATCTCACCCCGAATCGGGTAACTTCAACCTGTCCCTCGTTCCGTGCCTCGAACTGGTCCTGAAGTAATAGGTGGATGCCGGACAAGTGGAATCAACTCATGCCTCTCACCAGTGAACCCTCAGGACGGGCCCCCCACCCACACGGCCGGGGTCCGACGGCGACCGGCCGGCCGGCGTCCCCGACCGTGACGAGACCGGGAACCGACGACGTGACCGTTCCCGGAGGTGGACACTGATGGGGTTGTTCGGTGGAGGCGACGAGGAGGAGGACACCGCGGACGAGGAACCCGAGGAGGCGTCCGACCCGCTCCTCGACGACGGCGGCGACGACCTGCTCGAGGGGGGCGAGGACATGGCCTTCGGCGACATGGATGACGACGACGGCGGCGGTGGCGGTGGTGGAGCCGGCAACGCTGAACTCGAGAACCGGATGGACGAGCTGGAGAACGAGGTCGGCTCGCTCTCCTCGACGGTGAACACGGTCAAGAGCGAGAACGAGCAGATAAGCGAGTCCGTCGACGACATCGAGGAGAACATCCGGAAGCTGCTGGAGGTGTACGAGATGGTCACTCGCGGGGTCAATCCGTTCGTCAACGAGGACGATCTGGGCAACGCCTTCGACGGCGGCGGTGGCGCCGCCGGCGGTGGGGCCAGCCTCTTCGGCGGCGACGACGGTGGCGAGGACGAGGAGGCGCTGGACGACGATGTCGCTGGCGCCGACGCGGAGG of the Haloglomus salinum genome contains:
- a CDS encoding methyl-accepting chemotaxis protein, encoding MLGLVERIRARIGGRERYPLRSDGGQEMDGGESAAVLDPSAPDGADTEEPTADSSPTTTSDQPGAADAVNGAAGATNGPTTEAGPMAAAGHAQLLDAVGVPAFVLDADGTVAGWNDAIVELTGATREEAIGHAHVSELFYPDGRRAKTLADKVTEAPQRAASEFGVGVKDPSVPRYGDTSTMVDQYGDEKHIDFHATPLYDGDEFVGVLEVVIDRTEEVREREAVEALVGEVRDTAHTIGEGDLDARVSREDEFAALDDDLLAVVTAVNEMADNLADLVAEVTEQTHELETGAEAATSAAEAISTTVTEQNESLEESVHEIRNFSAGMEEVAATADRVNDATTTAREAATDGLEASEEAREATTEVVEIGDELAESVAALDEKMDDIEAVTEIIADVAEQTNLLALNANIEAARAGEEGAGFAVVAEEVKNLADQTQAHTEEIGESLAELQSRTDATAAATERSHDRIEEAEDSLSEVFDSLEAIAEEVDEAADGVAEVARTTDDQAARIEEVTSTLEATLEQSEHAGDRAADIVSVTEEQSQRVDALANYVADLSVDGTTQ
- a CDS encoding archaellin/type IV pilin N-terminal domain-containing protein, with the translated sequence MFENIERDEERGQVGIGTLIVFIALVLVAAIAAGVLINTAGFLQNQAESTGQESTQQVSNNVNILSTTGSMSNAGGPVNEITVVVGVGPGSDPIDLADARFELLYDSAYSAKGSTSSSLSGSDGTLLLQDTSGTAVSDSTLSPGERVQVVIDTTGTGGDAAFSGVTLPEGSEADLTITTADGSQTREVLNVPDPIDGSDDVRL
- a CDS encoding archaellin/type IV pilin N-terminal domain-containing protein, translated to MFENIHNDEERGQVGIGTLIVFIALVLVAAIAAGVLINTAGFLQNQAESTGQESTNQVTNGVNVIGSTGIYDGSSGTVDNVTITVSLSPGADPVDLTDAQVEFLGSSASIKELEAADITAVKGSGTTLSDSSDRMEIFLDLTGSTDLPAEQMSPGDEAEVVITTEDGSQTTEVLNVPDPVGDKTAVML
- a CDS encoding archaellin/type IV pilin N-terminal domain-containing protein, with the protein product MFENIHNDEERGQVGIGTLIVFIALVLVAAIAAGVLINTAGFLQNQAESTGQESTNQVTQSLNVQSSLGTINDSSATGISTIELTVSKSPGAGPINVNESTIQYVSPNGANTLVATTSSNLVAPDGTSDATEINYGEAYFVAGQDVLENSETTTITIHLRPEENSANFPDGYDTGMNTLLPGDDATIEITTPSGGTTTEVVDVPQPLTGSASDQVRL
- a CDS encoding flagellar protein G; the protein is MASASVSSLIIFIASLVVAASVAGTLVTQVGDITHSVTDSSEDVEKNINTDIAIISDAGRPDSIYDGSAPITVLVKNTGSGTLATDPGQLDVLVNGSYVAEGDLTVTKAGGGGGSWGPGEVVKVAIDYGGLETGDHRVTVIVNGNEEVLRFRH
- a CDS encoding DUF7500 family protein, which encodes MTDDTSPSDRDSPDEEPADGDEPLFPAEESSESPAEDGPPEGRPEKGRVLSPNDLDITDDEAVEEIDDGRFVVSAGGGPPNVPDDPPDPADGGSGADEVGGAGIAGSSQQGGHGAPGAGGPASPEAARNLLGEELGRTRARYGIDVVGRFDGESARHRTVSNDVVATFENLVLWYARHVSDDTPAEEVIEILLREASVVPDPGTPNLKELLDKHDLTPHDSIAELVAAITAESGD
- the cheY gene encoding chemotaxis protein CheY, with protein sequence MELDVLIVDDSDFMRDLLREILEEDHDVVGEAENGVEAVELYQESKPDLVMMDITMPIRNGIEATDEITSGDPAANVIMCTSVGQEEKMKSAIKAGASGYIKKPFQKPSVLQEIQKVTG
- a CDS encoding chemotaxis protein CheC; translation: MQIDIDALETYNDLARDGAESAAASLSQLTGIQTRVDVTNVSLASAADLRYEFVGREFAGVRIALGGAFSGETVLAFDDRAREAITDVLAPDGTMERSAVEEVGNIMMSGFIDGWADHLDTGIDMSPPTYVEGSGEEMLPTNVASGEQLMMFRSRVQAVDEAVDFRICLMPERATMAEAMEPPSDSGIDFEKLEVFNEMTAAGSANAAGNISTMTGIDADLEVNRMSFVPIEDVPAQVGDERYVGTVLQYEGSIGGYLVILFDQPSARAVVDAMMPGGSEDGWGEMEQSALEELCNIMTSGFIDGWANVLESEIQHSPPQFVADMGSSILSPVVGRMAESQEHAFLLDSTIETADDRAFRCELFALPNERELTAALDALLVERADQLEADPSEVF
- a CDS encoding chemotaxis protein CheD, translating into MAVPVSDDAPGDADVSVSVADSGVSAGGCLRTSGLGSCLGVALYDPEAGIGALLHPMLPFREDETRRRERYVDSGIAEVLGQLEATGADRDRIVARVVGGAAVVEFGWNEDDGGSIGQRNVAAAEEVLDEAGIDIVGREVGGEHGRSMRFDTVSGEVTVERTDGERTVL